Proteins from a single region of Nitratidesulfovibrio sp.:
- the rpoC gene encoding DNA-directed RNA polymerase subunit beta', with protein MTLDDLFTVRGSSANVANIRNLKAIQISIAAPESIREWSYGEVKKPETINYRTFKPERDGLFCAKIFGPVKDYECNCGKYKRMKHRGIVCEKCGVEVIASKVRRERMGHIELAAPVAHIWFLKTLPSKIGTLLDMTMADLEKVLYFDSYIVLDPGSTNLAKMQVISEDQYLQVIDHYGEDALVVGMGAEAVRSLLEELNLEELRAMLREESQATKSQTKKKKLTKRLKIVEAFLESANKPEWMVMEVIPVIPPELRPLVPLDGGRFATSDLNDLYRRVINRNNRLKRLMELGAPDIIIRNEKRMLQEAVDALFDNGRRGRAITGTNGRPLKSLSDMIKGKQGRFRQNLLGKRVDYSGRSVIVVGPKLKLHQCGLPKKMALELFKPFIYSELEKRGLASTIKSAKKMVEREELVVWDILEEVVREYPILLNRAPTLHRLGIQAFEPLLVEGKAIQLHPLVCSAYNADFDGDQMAVHVPLSVEAQIECRVLMMSTNNILSPANGTPVIVPSQDIVLGLYYMTVERSFERGEGMAFCAPWEVVAAYDSGSVSLHARVKVRMEDGNIVDTTPGRILVWEVLPKGVGFEFVNCTLTKKNIARLVGAAYRDAGTKAAVILCDRLKDVGYEYATRAGITIGVKDLRIPSKKKAMLEASQNEVDDIERQYRDGIITRTEKYNKVVDVWTKATQDISNEMTKEISHDILVDPKTGKQEVNSSFNPIFMMSTSGARGNQDQMRQLAGMRGLMAKPSGEIIETPITSSFREGLDVLQYFNSTHGARKGLADTALKTANSGYLTRRLVDVVQDVIVSELDCGTVDGIEIGHFVKGGDIKVRLADRVLGRVLLYPVYDPETREMLFDENTLIDEDVAQTLEATGISTVTIRSALTCQSERGVCARCYGRDLARGHLVNIGETVGIIAAQSIGEPGTQLTMRTFHIGGTASREIERSSIVAQHPGRAILSRVKAVRNRDGQMMVLGKSGQIAIVDEQGREREKYILPNGSRLNVVDGAEIKKGVILAEWDPFNEPFVSEVEGTVKFTDIVEGKTYQEKMDDATRMTTQSIIEYRTTNFRPSISICDENGDPKMRSGNLPATYSLPVGALIMVKAGQDVQAGDIIARKPRESSKTKDIVGGLPRVAELFEVRKPKDMAVVSEIDGSVTFAGETKGKRKLVVTPETGEAKEYLVPKGKHITVSDGDFVEAGELLTEGHPELHDILRTKGEKFLARYLVDEIQEVYRFQGVGIDDKHIEVIVRQMLRKITVLDPGGTSFLVGEQVDKGEFRHENSRAMGEGRTPATAEPLVLGITQASLTTSSFISAASFQETTKVLTEASLRGKMDYLRGLKENVIVGRLIPAGTGYREYVHSDISVPEQKERPDKFLEDLEENPLLVDIF; from the coding sequence ATGACCTTAGACGATCTGTTCACCGTCCGGGGCTCGTCGGCCAACGTCGCGAACATCCGCAACCTGAAGGCGATCCAGATCTCCATCGCCGCGCCGGAAAGCATCCGGGAATGGTCGTACGGCGAAGTGAAGAAGCCCGAGACCATCAACTACCGCACCTTCAAGCCCGAGCGGGACGGCCTGTTCTGCGCCAAGATCTTCGGGCCGGTGAAGGACTACGAGTGCAACTGCGGCAAGTACAAGCGCATGAAGCACCGTGGCATCGTGTGCGAAAAGTGCGGGGTCGAGGTCATCGCCTCCAAGGTGCGCCGCGAACGCATGGGCCACATCGAACTGGCCGCGCCCGTCGCGCACATCTGGTTCCTGAAGACCCTGCCCTCGAAGATCGGCACCCTGCTCGACATGACCATGGCCGACCTCGAGAAGGTGCTGTACTTCGACTCGTACATCGTGCTCGATCCGGGCAGCACCAACCTCGCCAAGATGCAGGTCATCTCCGAGGACCAGTACCTTCAGGTCATCGACCACTACGGCGAGGACGCCCTTGTCGTCGGCATGGGCGCCGAAGCCGTGCGCAGCCTGCTTGAGGAACTGAACCTCGAGGAACTGCGCGCCATGCTGCGCGAAGAATCGCAGGCCACCAAGTCGCAGACCAAGAAGAAGAAGCTCACCAAGCGCCTGAAGATCGTCGAAGCGTTCCTGGAGTCGGCCAACAAGCCGGAATGGATGGTGATGGAAGTCATCCCGGTCATTCCGCCCGAACTGCGCCCCCTGGTTCCGCTGGACGGCGGCCGCTTCGCCACGTCGGACCTGAACGACCTGTACCGCCGCGTCATCAACCGCAACAACCGCCTCAAGCGGCTGATGGAACTGGGCGCGCCCGACATCATCATCCGCAACGAAAAGCGCATGTTGCAGGAAGCCGTTGACGCCCTGTTCGACAACGGTCGCCGTGGCCGCGCCATCACCGGCACCAACGGCCGCCCGCTGAAGTCGCTGTCCGACATGATCAAGGGCAAGCAGGGCCGCTTCCGCCAGAACCTGCTCGGCAAACGCGTCGACTACTCCGGCCGTTCGGTCATCGTGGTGGGCCCCAAGCTGAAACTGCACCAGTGCGGCCTGCCCAAGAAGATGGCGCTGGAACTGTTCAAGCCCTTCATCTATTCCGAGCTCGAGAAGAGAGGCCTTGCCTCCACCATCAAGAGCGCCAAGAAGATGGTGGAGCGCGAGGAACTGGTGGTGTGGGACATCCTGGAAGAGGTGGTGCGCGAGTACCCCATCCTGCTCAACCGCGCCCCCACCCTGCACCGCCTGGGCATCCAGGCCTTCGAACCGCTGCTGGTCGAAGGCAAGGCCATCCAGTTGCACCCGCTGGTCTGCTCGGCCTACAACGCCGACTTCGACGGCGACCAGATGGCCGTGCACGTGCCCCTTTCCGTCGAAGCGCAGATCGAATGCCGCGTGCTCATGATGAGCACCAACAACATCCTGTCCCCGGCCAACGGTACCCCGGTCATCGTGCCCTCGCAGGACATCGTCCTCGGGCTGTACTACATGACGGTGGAGCGTTCGTTCGAAAGGGGCGAGGGCATGGCCTTCTGCGCCCCGTGGGAAGTGGTGGCGGCCTACGATTCCGGCTCCGTCTCGCTGCATGCGCGCGTCAAGGTGCGCATGGAAGACGGCAACATCGTGGACACCACCCCCGGCCGCATCCTGGTCTGGGAAGTGCTGCCCAAGGGCGTGGGCTTCGAGTTCGTCAACTGCACCCTGACCAAGAAGAACATCGCCCGTCTGGTGGGCGCCGCCTACCGTGACGCGGGCACCAAGGCCGCCGTCATCCTGTGCGACCGCCTGAAGGACGTGGGCTACGAATACGCGACGCGCGCGGGCATCACCATCGGCGTGAAGGACCTGCGCATTCCGTCCAAGAAAAAGGCCATGCTCGAAGCCTCGCAGAACGAGGTGGACGACATCGAACGCCAGTACCGCGACGGCATCATCACCCGTACCGAAAAGTACAACAAGGTGGTGGACGTCTGGACCAAGGCCACCCAGGACATCTCCAACGAGATGACCAAGGAAATCTCGCACGATATCCTCGTGGACCCCAAGACCGGGAAGCAGGAAGTCAACAGCAGCTTCAACCCGATCTTCATGATGTCCACCTCGGGCGCGCGAGGCAACCAGGACCAGATGCGCCAGCTTGCGGGCATGCGCGGCCTGATGGCCAAGCCTTCGGGCGAAATCATCGAAACGCCCATTACCTCGAGCTTCCGCGAAGGTCTCGACGTGTTGCAGTACTTCAACTCCACCCACGGCGCGCGAAAGGGCCTTGCCGACACCGCGCTGAAGACGGCGAACTCGGGTTACCTTACCCGCCGCCTGGTGGACGTGGTGCAGGACGTCATCGTCAGCGAGCTTGACTGCGGCACCGTGGACGGCATCGAGATCGGCCACTTCGTCAAGGGCGGCGACATCAAGGTGCGCCTGGCCGACCGCGTGCTGGGCCGTGTGCTGCTGTACCCGGTGTACGACCCCGAAACCCGCGAAATGCTGTTCGACGAAAACACCCTGATCGACGAAGACGTGGCCCAGACCCTGGAAGCCACGGGCATCAGCACCGTCACCATCCGTTCGGCGCTGACCTGCCAGAGCGAACGCGGCGTGTGCGCCCGCTGCTACGGGCGCGACCTTGCGCGCGGGCACCTCGTCAACATCGGTGAAACCGTGGGCATCATCGCTGCACAGTCCATCGGCGAACCGGGCACCCAGCTCACCATGCGCACGTTCCACATCGGCGGCACCGCGTCGCGCGAAATCGAACGTTCCAGCATCGTGGCGCAGCACCCGGGCCGAGCGATCCTGTCGCGCGTGAAGGCCGTGCGCAACCGCGACGGCCAGATGATGGTGCTTGGCAAGAGCGGCCAGATCGCCATCGTGGACGAACAGGGCCGCGAACGCGAAAAGTACATCCTGCCCAACGGCTCGCGCCTCAACGTCGTTGACGGTGCCGAGATCAAGAAGGGCGTCATCCTTGCCGAATGGGACCCGTTCAACGAACCGTTCGTCTCGGAAGTGGAAGGTACGGTCAAGTTCACCGACATCGTGGAAGGCAAGACCTACCAGGAAAAGATGGACGACGCGACGCGCATGACCACGCAGTCGATCATCGAATACCGCACCACCAACTTCCGTCCGTCCATCTCCATCTGCGACGAAAACGGCGACCCCAAGATGCGCAGCGGCAACCTGCCCGCCACGTATTCGCTGCCCGTCGGCGCGCTGATCATGGTCAAGGCCGGACAGGACGTGCAGGCCGGCGACATCATCGCGCGCAAGCCGCGTGAATCGTCCAAGACCAAGGACATCGTGGGTGGTCTGCCCCGCGTGGCCGAACTGTTCGAAGTGCGCAAGCCGAAAGACATGGCCGTGGTGTCCGAAATCGACGGCTCGGTCACCTTCGCTGGCGAAACCAAGGGCAAGCGCAAGCTGGTGGTCACCCCCGAAACGGGCGAGGCCAAGGAATACCTGGTGCCCAAGGGCAAGCACATCACCGTTTCCGACGGCGACTTCGTGGAAGCCGGTGAACTGCTGACCGAAGGCCATCCGGAACTGCACGACATCCTGCGCACCAAGGGCGAGAAGTTCCTGGCCCGCTACCTGGTGGACGAAATCCAGGAAGTGTACCGCTTCCAGGGCGTGGGCATCGACGACAAGCACATCGAAGTCATCGTGCGCCAGATGCTGCGCAAGATCACCGTGCTCGATCCGGGCGGCACCAGCTTCCTGGTGGGCGAGCAGGTGGACAAGGGCGAATTCCGCCACGAAAACTCCCGCGCCATGGGCGAAGGCCGCACCCCGGCCACGGCCGAACCGCTGGTGCTCGGCATCACCCAGGCTTCGCTGACCACCTCGTCGTTCATCTCGGCGGCGTCGTTCCAGGAAACCACCAAGGTGCTTACCGAAGCCTCCTTGCGCGGCAAGATGGACTACCTGCGCGGCCTGAAGGAAAACGTCATCGTGGGTCGCCTGATCCCCGCCGGGACCGGCTACCGCGAATACGTGCACTCCGACATCTCGGTGCCGGAACAGAAGGAACGCCCGGACAAGTTCCTGGAAGACCTGGAAGAGAATCCGCTGCTGGTGGATATCTTCTAG
- the rpoB gene encoding DNA-directed RNA polymerase subunit beta has product MGQLTKKFGKIPVSLGIPHLLNLQVDSYVKFLQEGLAERKSDEGLEGVFRSVFPIEDFNRTASLEYVSYDIGEPKFDQAECISKGLTYEAPIRIKVRLVVYDVDDDSGNRTIRDIKEQDIYFGTLPLMTEKGTFIINGTERVIVNQLQRSPGIIFEHDSGKTHSSRKVLYSCRVIPMRGSWLDFDFDHKDILYVRIDRRRKMPATILFKAMGMTKTDILDYFYKKEFYRISADGRVFWEVQKDMFRKDSAFADIAGPDGTVFVKAGKPITKRAWRQICEAGLETIEVAADTLDGLFLADDVVNPATGEVLAEAADEVTPGVQERLREAGIDRLPILHTKGIDTSSSLRDTLVLDKTADKEAAQVEIYRRLRPSSPPTPEIAESFFDNLFRSADYYDLSPVGRYKLNQRLGLDQSLELRVLTDEDILTAIRVLLHLKDSHGPADDIDHLGNRRVRPVGELVENQYRIGLVRMERAIKERMSLQEVSTLMPHDLINPKPVAAVLKEFFGTSQLSQFMDQTNALSEVTHKRRLSALGPGGLTRERAGFEVRDVHTSHYGRICPIETPEGPNIGLIVSLTTYAKVNDYGFIETPYHVIRETGMTGEVVYLDASREHGEVIAQANAPFNAEGKLADEYVTTRVKGDVLMSPREEVTLMDVSPSQMVSISAALIPFLEHDDANRALMGSNMQRQAVPLLQCEKPIVGTGMEGPVAQDSGACIIAEGPGIVRYADADRIIVSYENGLYPERGGVRAYDLQKFHKSNQNSCFGQKPTCHPGQIVVKGDILADGPGIEDGELALGKNLVVAFMPWCGYNFEDSILISERTVKEDTFTSVHIEEFEVVARDTKLGPEEITRDIPNVGEDMLRNLDGSGIIRIGANVKPDDILVGKITPKGETQLTPEEKLLRAIFGDKARDVKNTSLKVPPGIEGTVIEVKVFNRRSGEKDERAHLIEEYELGRLDRKEQDHIRGLGDATRVKLMAVVEGKQIATTLPGKKKGEVIAEAGASVTAEMLADVPVKKLSGLFKNREVNEAVDALLESYDQQVQFISNIYESKRGKVTEGDDLPPGVIKMVKVYIAVKRKLSVGDKMAGRHGNKGVVSCILPAEDMPFFADGRPVDIVLNPLGVPSRMNIGQIMETHLGWAAKEMGRQLAEMLERNDPLKALRNEVKRAFDSTAIDSLVDSLDDDDFRSAVSKLGRGIVTKTPVFDGAAEEEIWSWLVRAGIDEDGKTVLYDGRTGERFHNRVTTGVMYMLKLHHLVDEKIHARSTGPYSLVTQQPLGGKAQFGGQRLGEMEVWALEAYGAAYLLQEFLTVKSDDVTGRVKMYEKIVKGDNFLEAGLPESFNVLVKELMSLGLDVTLHQEEGKKRPKRVGFMNAL; this is encoded by the coding sequence ATGGGCCAACTCACGAAAAAGTTCGGCAAGATTCCCGTATCGCTCGGCATTCCGCACCTCCTGAACCTTCAGGTGGACTCGTACGTCAAGTTCCTTCAGGAAGGTCTTGCCGAACGCAAGTCCGACGAGGGCCTTGAAGGGGTCTTCCGGTCCGTGTTCCCCATCGAGGACTTCAACCGCACCGCCAGCCTCGAATACGTCAGCTACGACATCGGCGAACCCAAGTTCGACCAGGCGGAATGCATCTCGAAGGGCCTCACCTACGAAGCGCCCATCCGCATCAAGGTGCGGCTGGTGGTTTACGACGTTGACGACGATTCCGGCAACCGCACCATCCGCGACATCAAGGAACAGGACATCTATTTCGGCACCCTGCCGCTGATGACCGAGAAGGGCACCTTCATCATCAACGGCACCGAGCGCGTCATCGTCAACCAGTTGCAGCGCTCGCCCGGCATCATCTTCGAGCACGATTCGGGCAAGACCCATTCGAGCCGCAAGGTGCTGTACTCCTGCCGCGTCATTCCCATGCGCGGCTCGTGGCTCGACTTCGACTTCGACCACAAGGACATCCTGTACGTCCGCATCGACCGCCGCCGCAAAATGCCCGCCACCATCCTGTTCAAGGCCATGGGCATGACCAAGACGGACATCCTGGACTACTTCTACAAGAAGGAGTTCTACCGCATTTCCGCCGACGGCCGCGTGTTCTGGGAAGTGCAGAAGGACATGTTCCGCAAGGATTCGGCCTTCGCCGACATCGCGGGTCCCGACGGCACCGTGTTCGTCAAGGCGGGCAAGCCCATCACCAAGCGCGCCTGGCGCCAGATCTGCGAAGCAGGCCTTGAAACCATCGAAGTGGCCGCCGACACCCTGGACGGCCTGTTCCTGGCCGACGACGTGGTGAACCCGGCCACCGGCGAAGTGCTGGCCGAAGCCGCCGACGAAGTGACCCCCGGCGTGCAGGAACGCCTGCGCGAGGCGGGCATCGACCGCCTGCCCATCCTGCACACCAAGGGCATCGACACCTCGTCCTCGCTGCGCGACACCCTGGTGCTGGACAAGACCGCCGACAAGGAAGCCGCCCAGGTGGAAATCTACCGCCGCCTGCGTCCCTCGTCGCCGCCCACGCCCGAGATTGCGGAAAGCTTCTTCGACAACCTGTTCCGCAGCGCGGACTACTACGACCTTTCTCCCGTGGGCCGCTACAAGCTGAACCAGCGCCTTGGCCTCGACCAGTCGCTGGAACTGCGCGTGCTGACCGACGAGGACATCCTTACCGCCATCCGCGTGCTGCTGCACCTGAAGGACAGCCACGGCCCCGCCGACGACATCGACCATCTGGGCAACCGCCGCGTGCGCCCCGTGGGCGAACTGGTGGAAAACCAGTACCGCATCGGCCTCGTGCGCATGGAACGGGCGATCAAGGAACGCATGAGCCTTCAGGAAGTCTCCACGCTCATGCCGCACGACCTGATCAACCCCAAGCCGGTTGCCGCCGTGCTGAAGGAATTCTTCGGCACCTCGCAGCTCTCGCAGTTCATGGATCAGACCAACGCCCTGTCGGAAGTGACGCACAAGCGCCGCCTGTCCGCCTTGGGCCCCGGCGGCCTGACCCGCGAACGCGCGGGCTTCGAAGTACGCGACGTGCACACCTCGCACTACGGCCGCATCTGCCCCATCGAAACGCCGGAAGGCCCGAACATCGGCCTCATCGTGTCGCTGACCACCTACGCCAAGGTGAACGACTACGGCTTCATCGAGACGCCGTACCACGTCATCCGCGAAACCGGGATGACCGGTGAGGTGGTCTACCTCGACGCCTCGCGCGAGCACGGCGAAGTCATCGCCCAGGCCAACGCGCCCTTCAACGCCGAAGGTAAGCTGGCCGACGAATACGTCACCACCCGCGTGAAGGGCGACGTGCTCATGTCCCCCCGCGAAGAAGTGACCCTGATGGACGTTTCCCCCAGCCAGATGGTGTCCATCTCCGCCGCGCTGATTCCGTTCCTGGAACACGACGACGCCAACCGCGCGCTCATGGGTTCGAACATGCAGCGTCAGGCCGTGCCGCTGCTCCAGTGCGAAAAGCCCATCGTGGGCACGGGCATGGAAGGTCCGGTGGCCCAGGATTCCGGCGCGTGCATCATCGCCGAAGGTCCGGGCATCGTGCGCTACGCCGATGCCGACCGCATCATCGTCAGCTACGAGAACGGCCTGTACCCCGAACGGGGCGGCGTGCGTGCGTACGACCTGCAGAAGTTCCACAAGTCCAACCAGAACTCCTGCTTCGGCCAAAAGCCCACCTGCCACCCTGGCCAGATCGTCGTCAAGGGCGACATCCTGGCCGACGGCCCCGGCATCGAGGACGGCGAACTGGCACTGGGCAAGAACCTGGTGGTCGCGTTCATGCCGTGGTGCGGCTACAACTTCGAAGACTCCATCCTCATCTCCGAGCGCACCGTGAAGGAAGACACCTTCACCTCGGTGCACATCGAGGAGTTCGAGGTGGTGGCGCGCGATACCAAGCTGGGACCGGAAGAAATCACCCGCGACATTCCCAACGTGGGCGAAGACATGCTGCGCAACCTTGACGGCAGCGGCATCATTCGCATCGGGGCCAACGTGAAGCCGGACGACATCCTCGTGGGCAAGATCACCCCCAAGGGCGAAACCCAGCTGACCCCTGAAGAAAAGCTGCTGCGCGCCATCTTCGGCGACAAGGCCCGCGACGTGAAGAACACCTCGCTCAAGGTGCCGCCGGGCATCGAGGGCACCGTCATCGAGGTCAAGGTGTTCAACCGCCGCTCCGGCGAAAAGGACGAGCGCGCCCACCTGATCGAGGAATACGAACTGGGCCGCCTGGACCGCAAGGAACAGGATCACATCCGCGGCCTTGGCGACGCCACCCGCGTGAAGCTGATGGCCGTGGTGGAAGGCAAGCAGATCGCCACCACCCTGCCGGGCAAGAAGAAGGGCGAGGTCATCGCCGAGGCCGGTGCCTCCGTCACCGCCGAGATGCTGGCCGACGTGCCCGTGAAGAAGCTCTCCGGCCTGTTCAAGAACCGCGAGGTGAACGAAGCCGTGGACGCCCTGCTGGAAAGCTACGACCAGCAGGTGCAGTTCATCAGCAACATCTACGAATCCAAGCGCGGCAAGGTGACCGAAGGGGACGACCTGCCCCCCGGCGTCATCAAGATGGTCAAGGTCTACATCGCCGTGAAGCGCAAGCTTTCGGTGGGTGACAAAATGGCCGGCCGTCACGGGAACAAGGGCGTTGTCTCCTGCATCCTGCCCGCCGAGGACATGCCGTTCTTCGCGGACGGTCGCCCGGTGGACATCGTGCTGAACCCCCTTGGCGTGCCTTCGCGAATGAACATCGGCCAGATCATGGAAACCCACCTCGGGTGGGCCGCCAAGGAAATGGGCCGCCAGCTCGCCGAAATGCTGGAGCGCAACGACCCGCTGAAGGCGCTGCGCAACGAAGTGAAGCGGGCGTTCGATTCCACCGCCATCGACTCGCTGGTGGATTCGCTGGACGATGACGACTTCCGCTCCGCCGTGTCCAAGCTTGGCCGCGGCATCGTGACCAAGACCCCCGTGTTCGACGGTGCGGCGGAAGAGGAAATCTGGTCGTGGCTGGTACGCGCGGGCATCGACGAGGACGGCAAGACCGTGCTGTACGACGGCCGCACCGGCGAACGGTTCCACAACCGCGTCACCACCGGCGTCATGTACATGCTCAAGCTCCACCACCTGGTCGATGAAAAGATCCACGCCCGCTCCACCGGCCCCTACTCGCTGGTGACCCAGCAGCCCCTTGGCGGCAAGGCCCAGTTCGGTGGCCAGCGCCTGGGCGAAATGGAAGTGTGGGCGCTGGAAGCGTACGGCGCGGCCTATCTGCTCCAGGAATTCCTTACCGTGAAGTCGGACGACGTGACCGGCCGCGTGAAGATGTACGAGAAGATCGTGAAGGGCGACAACTTCCTGGAAGCCGGTCTGCCCGAATCGTTCAACGTGCTCGTCAAGGAACTCATGTCGCTGGGTCTCGACGTCACGCTGCATCAGGAAGAAGGCAAGAAGCGCCCGAAGCGTGTCGGCTTCATGAACGCGCTGTAG
- the rplL gene encoding 50S ribosomal protein L7/L12 has product MSSITKEQVVEFIANMTVLELSEFIKELEEKFGVSAAAPAMAMVAAGPAEAAPAEEEKTEFDVILKGAGANKIGVIKVVRALTGLGLKEAKDKVDGAPSTLKEAVSKEEAEEAKKQLVEAGAEVEVK; this is encoded by the coding sequence ATGTCCAGCATCACCAAGGAACAGGTCGTCGAATTCATCGCCAACATGACCGTCCTCGAACTTTCCGAGTTCATCAAGGAACTTGAAGAAAAGTTCGGCGTGTCCGCCGCCGCCCCGGCCATGGCCATGGTTGCCGCCGGCCCGGCTGAAGCCGCCCCGGCCGAAGAAGAAAAGACCGAATTCGACGTTATCCTGAAGGGCGCCGGCGCCAACAAGATCGGCGTCATCAAGGTTGTGCGCGCCCTGACCGGCCTTGGCCTCAAGGAAGCCAAGGACAAGGTTGACGGCGCTCCCTCCACCCTGAAGGAAGCCGTTTCCAAGGAAGAAGCCGAAGAAGCCAAGAAGCAGCTGGTGGAAGCTGGCGCCGAAGTCGAAGTCAAGTAG
- the rplJ gene encoding 50S ribosomal protein L10: protein MNRSDKAAIIEQLKARAEGASIAVVTDFKGMSVEELTRLRVKLRENGAEYHVVKNTLARIAFTDGAHDVIKDAFKENCAVALGFADPVAVAKALTDFAKTSKIFAVRHGSLEGKFLSGEQVSDLAKLPSKPELIARALGTMNAVPTNFVSLFANIIRGLLYALKGIEEKKAAA, encoded by the coding sequence GTGAACAGGTCCGATAAAGCAGCCATCATCGAGCAGCTGAAAGCTCGTGCCGAAGGCGCTTCCATCGCGGTCGTGACCGACTTCAAGGGTATGTCGGTGGAAGAGCTGACCCGTCTCAGAGTGAAGCTTCGTGAAAACGGCGCGGAATACCACGTCGTGAAGAACACCCTGGCACGGATCGCCTTTACCGACGGAGCGCACGACGTCATCAAAGACGCGTTCAAAGAGAACTGCGCCGTCGCCCTTGGGTTCGCTGATCCCGTCGCGGTGGCGAAGGCACTCACCGACTTCGCCAAGACGAGCAAGATCTTCGCGGTGCGCCACGGCAGCCTTGAAGGCAAGTTCCTTTCCGGGGAACAGGTCTCTGACCTCGCCAAGCTGCCCAGCAAGCCCGAACTGATCGCGCGCGCTCTTGGCACGATGAATGCCGTGCCCACCAACTTCGTTTCGCTGTTCGCCAACATCATCCGTGGCCTTCTCTACGCCCTGAAGGGCATTGAAGAGAAGAAGGCCGCCGCCTAG
- the rplA gene encoding 50S ribosomal protein L1, which yields MPKHGKKYRSATEGRDIAESLVLEDAVAKSLAASFAKFDETVDVAICLGVDPKYSDQMVRGAVTLPHGLGKTVRVAVFCKGDKEAEAKAAGADFAGAEELVAKIKEGWLDFDKAIATPDVMALVGQIGRVLGPRGLMPNAKTGTVTFDVATAVKETKAGRVEFKVDKAGVLHAPLGKVSFGPEKILDNLKSLLDTVNRLKPATAKGTYMKAMAVSTTMGPGFKVDPSTIKKFLEG from the coding sequence ATGCCCAAGCACGGCAAGAAATATCGTTCGGCGACGGAAGGACGCGACATCGCCGAAAGTCTCGTTCTCGAAGACGCGGTGGCCAAGTCCCTTGCGGCTTCGTTCGCCAAGTTCGACGAAACTGTCGACGTGGCCATCTGCCTCGGCGTCGATCCCAAATACTCCGACCAGATGGTGCGCGGCGCCGTCACCCTGCCCCATGGCCTCGGCAAGACCGTGCGCGTGGCGGTGTTCTGCAAGGGTGACAAGGAAGCCGAAGCCAAGGCCGCCGGTGCCGACTTTGCCGGTGCCGAAGAACTGGTCGCCAAGATCAAGGAAGGCTGGCTGGACTTCGACAAGGCCATCGCCACCCCCGACGTCATGGCCCTGGTCGGCCAGATCGGCCGCGTGCTCGGCCCCCGTGGCCTGATGCCCAACGCCAAGACCGGCACCGTTACCTTCGACGTGGCCACCGCGGTGAAGGAAACCAAGGCTGGCCGCGTGGAATTCAAGGTCGACAAGGCGGGCGTGCTGCATGCCCCGCTCGGCAAGGTGTCCTTCGGTCCCGAAAAGATCCTGGACAACCTGAAGTCGCTGCTTGATACCGTGAACCGCCTGAAGCCCGCCACGGCCAAGGGTACCTACATGAAGGCCATGGCCGTTTCCACCACCATGGGCCCCGGTTTCAAGGTCGATCCGTCCACCATCAAGAAGTTCCTCGAAGGCTAA
- the rplK gene encoding 50S ribosomal protein L11: MAKKEVAKIKLQIPAGAANPSPPVGPALGQHGLNIMEFCKTFNAKTMEQKGMITPVVITVYSDRSFTFITKTPPASVLLLKAAKLEKGSGEPNRNKVGSVSMAQVEEIAKLKLPDLTAKDLDAATRSVLGTARSMGIEIK, translated from the coding sequence ATGGCTAAGAAAGAAGTTGCCAAGATCAAGCTGCAGATTCCGGCCGGGGCGGCCAACCCTTCCCCGCCGGTCGGTCCCGCGCTCGGCCAGCACGGGCTGAACATCATGGAATTCTGCAAGACTTTCAACGCGAAGACCATGGAGCAGAAGGGCATGATCACCCCCGTGGTGATCACCGTCTACTCCGACCGTTCCTTCACGTTCATCACCAAGACCCCCCCCGCTTCCGTGCTGCTGCTGAAGGCCGCCAAGCTCGAAAAGGGCTCTGGCGAACCGAACCGGAACAAGGTCGGGTCGGTGAGCATGGCGCAGGTTGAAGAGATCGCGAAGCTGAAGCTGCCCGACCTCACCGCCAAGGATCTCGATGCGGCCACCCGCTCCGTTCTGGGCACCGCCCGGAGCATGGGCATCGAAATCAAGTAG
- the nusG gene encoding transcription termination/antitermination protein NusG, with protein MTESIPTTAKARWFIVHTYSGFEQRVEQTIREMIRTGQAQGLIEEVVVPTEKVIELVKGEKRTSTRKFYPGYVMVKMTMTDFSWHLVQSIPKVTGFVGGKNRPTPMRDSEAERILTMMESRQEQPRPKFNFDRGDEVRVIDGPFGGFNGVVEDVNYDKGKLRVSVSIFGRQTPVELDFVQVSKG; from the coding sequence ATGACCGAATCGATTCCCACGACCGCCAAGGCTCGCTGGTTCATCGTCCATACCTACTCGGGCTTCGAGCAGCGTGTCGAACAGACCATACGCGAAATGATCCGTACCGGTCAGGCGCAGGGGCTCATCGAAGAGGTCGTGGTGCCCACCGAGAAGGTCATCGAGCTCGTCAAGGGCGAGAAGCGGACCTCCACGCGGAAGTTCTACCCCGGGTACGTCATGGTCAAGATGACCATGACGGATTTCTCGTGGCATCTCGTCCAGTCCATTCCCAAGGTCACCGGATTCGTCGGCGGCAAGAACCGTCCGACTCCCATGCGTGACAGCGAAGCCGAACGCATCCTGACCATGATGGAATCGCGTCAGGAGCAGCCCCGTCCGAAGTTCAACTTCGACCGCGGGGATGAGGTACGCGTCATAGACGGGCCTTTCGGCGGCTTCAATGGCGTCGTCGAGGACGTCAACTACGACAAGGGCAAACTCAGGGTGTCGGTCTCCATCTTCGGCAGGCAGACCCCGGTCGAGCTGGACTTCGTCCAGGTTTCCAAGGGCTAG